Proteins from one Primulina huaijiensis isolate GDHJ02 chromosome 18, ASM1229523v2, whole genome shotgun sequence genomic window:
- the LOC140964750 gene encoding putative DUF21 domain-containing protein At3g13070, chloroplastic: MFNFYCSRSINYMEAASISAAMPGNVLVNRAAYINISNSSFLFISDPRLNMSSRFLPKTVGCDITCTRPYNSCFLLFDSSKRSPLYLRAVETRCFSNDGSDDADVSALFWGRKGLAVVAAAIGVVVILGCRRVVALEGVRSSGYEVWKRGLLALRTSWPTILQVLTLVKEHGLILATLLGLSAFFSMAETSITTLWPWKVRELAEKESDNGVFKMLRNDITRFLTTILIGTTVVNIGATALVTEAATTIFGEAGVTAATGVMTVAVLLLTEITPKSIAVHNATEVARFVVRPVAWLSLVLYPVGRIATFLSMGMLKLLGLKGRSEPYVTEEELKLMLRGAELSGAIEEEEQDMIENVLEIKDTHVRVVMTPLVNVIAIDASSTLVDFHNSWIDHQYSRVPVFEERIDNIVGIAYAMDLLDYVQKGELLESSVVGDMAHKPAYFVPDSMSVWNLLREFRIRKVHMAVVLNEYGGTVGIVTLEDVVEEIVGEIFDENDSKEEIRKKTGYVVMRAEGVYDVDANTTTDQLSEDLNIKMPEGHQYETVSGFVCEAFGYIPRTGETIQVILERANQEEQGDYSVTESDRQDENKKSQLFKLEILAGNARKVSSVRFELITHDESSLETKGFPHLVPKITKAKESTDEETDQTETDGVQFQVTGDNFVSPGKYVVNVKEDNFGE; the protein is encoded by the exons atgtttaatttttattgttcgCGAAGTATTAATTACATGGAGGCAGCTTCAATATCCGCGGCCATGCCGGGAAACGTGCTCGTGAATCGGGCCGCATACATTAACATTTCGAATTCATCATTTCTCTTCATCAGCGATCCTAGATTAAATATGTCCTCAAGATTCTTGCCCAAAACTGTCGGTTGTGACATCACTTGTACTCGGCCGTACAATTCTTGCTTCCTCCTTTTCGATTCATCTAAAAGATCTCCATTGTATTTACGGGCCGTGGAAACTAGATGTTTTTCTAATGATGGGAGCGATGATGCGGATGTTTCAGCTTTATTTTGGGGGAGAAAAGGATTGGCGGTTGTGGCTGCGGCAATTGGGGTGGTTGTGATACTGGGTTGCCGAAGAGTGGTGGCACTGGAAGGGGTTAGGAGTTCGGGTTATGAGGTCTGGAAGCGGGGTTTGTTGGCGTTGAGGACCTCATGGCCTACGATTTTGCAGGTTTTGACGCTTGTCAAAGAGCATGGTTTGATTCTTGCGACGCTTTTGGGGCTCTCAGCGTTTTTTTCCATGGCTGAGACTTCGATTACGACTCTGTGGCCTTGGAAG GTGCGGGAATTGGCTGAAAAAGAGTCTGATAATGGCGTCTTTAAAATGCTGCGGAATGATATTACTCGGTTCCTGACGACTATCCTTATTGGCACCAC agttgtaaatattggtGCTACGGCATTAGTCACTGAAGCTGCGACAACAATATTTGGTGAAGCTGGTGTTACTGCTGCTACTGGAGTTATGACA GTTGCAGTTTTGCTCCTCACTGAGATTACACCGAAAAGTATAGCTGTTCACAATGCCACTGAGGTTGCTAGGTTTGTG GTCAGGCCAGTCGCATGGCTTTCTTTAGTCCTATATCCTGTAGGAAGAATCGCTACATTTTTGTCAATGGGGATGTTGAAACTGCTAGGTTTGAAAGGGAGAAG TGAGCCTTATGTAACTGAAGAGGAACTGAAATTGATGTTACGAGGAGCAGAATTGAGTGGGGCAATCGAGGAGGAAGAACAG GATATGATTGAAAATgttttagaaataaaagataCACATGTTCGAGTGGTGATGACGCCTCTTGTCAATGTCATTGCTATTGATGCTAGTTCAACATTGGTTGATTTCCACAATTCATGGATTGATCATCAGTATTCCAG GGTTCCTGTCTTTGAGGAGCGCATTGACAACATTGTTGGTATTGCATATGCGATGGATCTTCTGGATTATGTGCAGAAG GGGGAACTTCTGGAAAGTTCAGTTGTGGGAGACATGGCACATAAACCAGCATACTTTGTTCCTG ATTCAATGTCTGTGTGGAATCTTCTAAGAGAGTTCCGCATCAGGAAGGTGCACATGGCTGTAGTTCTAAATGAATATGGAGGAACTGTTGGA ATAGTGACCCTTGAAGACGTTGTCGAAGAAATTGTTGGtgaaatttttgatgaaaatgatTCAAAA GAGGAAATACGGAAAAAAACTGGTTACGTCGTCATGCGTGCTGAGGGTGTTTATGATGTGGATGCTAATACAACCACTGACCAACTTTCTGAAGACCTTAACATTAAAATGCCGGAG GGTCACCAGTACGAAACAGTGTCAGGCTTCGTGTGTGAAGCTTTCGGATACATCCCAAGGACAGGTGAGACAATACAAGTGATACTTGAAAGAGCAAACCAAGAAGAACAAGGAGACTATAGTGTAACAGAATCCGACCGacaagatgaaaacaagaagAGTCAACTCTTCAAGCTTGAG ATACTAGCTGGGAATGCTAGAAAGGTTAGTTCTGTTCGATTTGAACTAATAACCCATGATGAATCATCATTAGAGACAAAAGGGTTCCCGCATTTGGTTCCCAAGATTACAAAAGCAAAAGAGAGCACTGACGAAGAAACAGATCAGACGGAAACTGATGGTGTCCAGTTTCAGGTAACAGGTGATAACTTTGTTTCGCCTGGTAAATACGTAGTTAATGTAAAAGAAGACAATTTTGGCGAGTAA
- the LOC140964530 gene encoding zinc finger CCCH domain-containing protein 18-like isoform X1, which translates to MDSSEAAKVVHDRILKLEPEHVARKIIGFVYLQDLPDQEMIRLALGPDNLIHNLINTAKNALLLASTPLISPPISPTMNPNTLTYSPIQFSAFSPSTPHPFSAPFRRCWDPRLASEQQPIHSMVMKVAPYPDSVPDEYGLQNQFLSLEEASETVVKARTQMSGFLHDYYCPEGAFSNLSIRGSRNPHSLVDYQVKACHYFNKGFCKHGSSCRYFHDESYPETYPHMFGPSPYEVPGDDQVFIPGSLEKLEFEIVELLRSWKGNPVSIASLPMMYYEHYGKTLQAEGYLTESQRHGKAGYSLTKLLTRLKNSIRVIDRPHGQHAVVLAEDASKYMDFRNERNDPGQIVSGSRQIYMTFPAESTFTEEDVSSYFSTFGPVQDVRIPCQQKRMFGFVTFANVETVKLILSKGNPHYVCGARVLVKPYREKSKLVERKYIDKFEPLFHHHSYPKDYDPEFEARWESSRLFRKQLMEEREHALELETMRLSQLQFSHKPEVNQSHLCYSTNKPKVLEEFPYQTFADQHPKFNSIECYNYLLDVLNSTGSTSDDNLSAQGLNLPDSPFESAVANSISAVI; encoded by the exons ATGGATTCATCTGAAGCTGCAAAGGTTGTCCACGACAGAATCTTGAAGTTGGAACCAGAGCATGTTGCTAGGAAAATCATTGGATTTGTGTACTTGCAAGACCTCCCTGATCAAGAAATGATTCGGTTAGCTTTAGGACCAGATAACTTAATCCACAACTTAATAAATACGGCGAAAAATGCACTTCTTTTAGCCTCAACACCATTAATTTCACCCCCAATTTCTCCAACTATGAATCCAAACACTTTAACATATTCTCCCATTCAATTTAGTGCTTTTTCGCCTTCTACACCACACCCATTTTCGGCTCCATTTCGAAGGTGTTGGGATCCTCGGTTAGCTTCTGAGCAACAGCCAATTCACAGTATGGTGATGAAAGTTGCTCCATACCCTGATTCCGTACCTGACGAATATGgtttacaaaatcaatttttaaGTTTGGAGGAAGCCTCGGAAACTGTTGTCAAGGCAAGAACACAGATGTCGGGGTTTTTGCATGATTACTATTGTCCTGAAGGTGCATTTAGCAATCTGAGTATTAGGGGTAGTAGAAATCCTCATAGCCTTGTGGACTATCAGGTTAAGGCTTGTCATTATTTCAACAAAGGATTTTGCAAACATGGCAGTAGTTGTAGGTATTTCCATGATGAATCTTACCCCGAGACATATCCCCATATGTTTGGCCCGAGTCCTTATGAAGTTCCTGGTGATGATCAAGTTTTCATACCTGGATCGCTAGAGAAACTTGAATTTGAGATAGTAGAACTTCTGAGATCTTGGAAAGGCAACCCTGTTTCGATAGCTTCCCTGCCAATGATGTACTATGAGCACTATGGAAAAACTCTACAAGCTGAAGGGTATCTTACTGAAAGCCAAAGACACGGTAAAGCTGGTTATAGTCTAACCAAACTTCTTACACGGCTGAAGAATAGTATTCgggtgattgatag GCCTCATGGACAGCATGCCGTGGTTCTTGCAGAAGATGCTTCAAAGTATATGGATTTTAGAAATGAGAGAAATGACCCTGGCCAGATCGTTTCTGGTTCTCGACAGATTTATATGACGTTTCCTGCGGAGAGCACCTTCACCGAGGAAGATGTTTCGAGTTATTTTAG TACCTTTGGTCCTGTTCAAGATGTTAGGATTCCTTGCCAGCAGAAACGGATGTTTGGTTTCGTGACATTTGCGAATGTAGAAACGGTTAAGCTAATATTGTCAAAGGGAAATCCACATTATGTCTGTGGAGCTCGTGTCCTCGTGAAACCGTATCGAGAAAAATCAAAGCTTGTTGAGAG GAAGTACATAGACAAATTTGAGCCTCTGTTCCATCACCACTCATACCCTAAAGATTATGACCCTGAGTTTGAAGCGA GATGGGAATCTTCAAGGTTATTTAGGAAGCAGCTAATGGAAGAACGCGAACATGCCCTTGAACTCGAGACAATGCGACTCTCACAACTTCAGTTTTCTCACAAGCCTGAGGTCAACCAATCTCACTTGTGTTATTCCACAAACAAGCCAAAAGTCCTCGAAG AATTTCCTTATCAAACTTTTGCAGATCAGCACCCCAAGTTTAACTCCATAGAATGCTACAATTATCTGCTTGATGTTCTGAACAGTACTGGCTCAACTAGCGACGATAATCTCAG CGCCCAAGGACTGAATCTCCCGGATAGCCCCTTTGAATCAGCAGTCGCTAACAGTATTTCGGCGGTCATATAG
- the LOC140964530 gene encoding zinc finger CCCH domain-containing protein 18-like isoform X2 produces the protein MDSSEAAKVVHDRILKLEPEHVARKIIGFVYLQDLPDQEMIRLALGPDNLIHNLINTAKNALLLASTPLISPPISPTMNPNTLTYSPIQFSAFSPSTPHPFSAPFRRCWDPRLASEQQPIHSMVMKVAPYPDSVPDEYGLQNQFLSLEEASETVVKARTQMSGFLHDYYCPEGAFSNLSIRGSRNPHSLVDYQVKACHYFNKGFCKHGSSCRYFHDESYPETYPHMFGPSPYEVPGDDQVFIPGSLEKLEFEIVELLRSWKGNPVSIASLPMMYYEHYGKTLQAEGYLTESQRHGKAGYSLTKLLTRLKNSIRVIDRPHGQHAVVLAEDASKYMDFRNERNDPGQIVSGSRQIYMTFPAESTFTEEDVSSYFSTFGPVQDVRIPCQQKRMFGFVTFANVETVKLILSKGNPHYVCGARVLVKPYREKSKLVERKYIDKFEPLFHHHSYPKDYDPEFEARWESSRLFRKQLMEEREHALELETMRLSQLQFSHKPEVNQSHLCYSTNKPKVLEDQHPKFNSIECYNYLLDVLNSTGSTSDDNLSAQGLNLPDSPFESAVANSISAVI, from the exons ATGGATTCATCTGAAGCTGCAAAGGTTGTCCACGACAGAATCTTGAAGTTGGAACCAGAGCATGTTGCTAGGAAAATCATTGGATTTGTGTACTTGCAAGACCTCCCTGATCAAGAAATGATTCGGTTAGCTTTAGGACCAGATAACTTAATCCACAACTTAATAAATACGGCGAAAAATGCACTTCTTTTAGCCTCAACACCATTAATTTCACCCCCAATTTCTCCAACTATGAATCCAAACACTTTAACATATTCTCCCATTCAATTTAGTGCTTTTTCGCCTTCTACACCACACCCATTTTCGGCTCCATTTCGAAGGTGTTGGGATCCTCGGTTAGCTTCTGAGCAACAGCCAATTCACAGTATGGTGATGAAAGTTGCTCCATACCCTGATTCCGTACCTGACGAATATGgtttacaaaatcaatttttaaGTTTGGAGGAAGCCTCGGAAACTGTTGTCAAGGCAAGAACACAGATGTCGGGGTTTTTGCATGATTACTATTGTCCTGAAGGTGCATTTAGCAATCTGAGTATTAGGGGTAGTAGAAATCCTCATAGCCTTGTGGACTATCAGGTTAAGGCTTGTCATTATTTCAACAAAGGATTTTGCAAACATGGCAGTAGTTGTAGGTATTTCCATGATGAATCTTACCCCGAGACATATCCCCATATGTTTGGCCCGAGTCCTTATGAAGTTCCTGGTGATGATCAAGTTTTCATACCTGGATCGCTAGAGAAACTTGAATTTGAGATAGTAGAACTTCTGAGATCTTGGAAAGGCAACCCTGTTTCGATAGCTTCCCTGCCAATGATGTACTATGAGCACTATGGAAAAACTCTACAAGCTGAAGGGTATCTTACTGAAAGCCAAAGACACGGTAAAGCTGGTTATAGTCTAACCAAACTTCTTACACGGCTGAAGAATAGTATTCgggtgattgatag GCCTCATGGACAGCATGCCGTGGTTCTTGCAGAAGATGCTTCAAAGTATATGGATTTTAGAAATGAGAGAAATGACCCTGGCCAGATCGTTTCTGGTTCTCGACAGATTTATATGACGTTTCCTGCGGAGAGCACCTTCACCGAGGAAGATGTTTCGAGTTATTTTAG TACCTTTGGTCCTGTTCAAGATGTTAGGATTCCTTGCCAGCAGAAACGGATGTTTGGTTTCGTGACATTTGCGAATGTAGAAACGGTTAAGCTAATATTGTCAAAGGGAAATCCACATTATGTCTGTGGAGCTCGTGTCCTCGTGAAACCGTATCGAGAAAAATCAAAGCTTGTTGAGAG GAAGTACATAGACAAATTTGAGCCTCTGTTCCATCACCACTCATACCCTAAAGATTATGACCCTGAGTTTGAAGCGA GATGGGAATCTTCAAGGTTATTTAGGAAGCAGCTAATGGAAGAACGCGAACATGCCCTTGAACTCGAGACAATGCGACTCTCACAACTTCAGTTTTCTCACAAGCCTGAGGTCAACCAATCTCACTTGTGTTATTCCACAAACAAGCCAAAAGTCCTCGAAG ATCAGCACCCCAAGTTTAACTCCATAGAATGCTACAATTATCTGCTTGATGTTCTGAACAGTACTGGCTCAACTAGCGACGATAATCTCAG CGCCCAAGGACTGAATCTCCCGGATAGCCCCTTTGAATCAGCAGTCGCTAACAGTATTTCGGCGGTCATATAG
- the LOC140965261 gene encoding uncharacterized protein, with translation MNTDITASVKPEYPVIDRNPPFTKTVANFNALDYLRLSTITGFSVVVGYLSGIKPGIKGPSMVTGGMIGLLGGFMYAYQNSAGRLMGFFPNDGEVAKYKK, from the exons ATGAACACCGATATAACTGCGTCGGTGAAGCCCGAATACCCGGTGATTGATCGGAATCCTCCATTCACTAAGACTGTCGCCAACTTCAATGCCCTCGATTACCTCCGCCTCTCCACCATCACTGGCTTCTCCGTCGTTGTGGGCTACCTCTCCG GGATTAAACCCGGAATTAAGGGACCATCGATGGTGACGGGAGGTATGATTGGGTTGTTGGGAGGTTTTATGTACGCTTACCAGAACTCTGCCGGCAGGCTCATGGGTTTTTTCCCCAACGACGGTGAGGTCGCCAAGTACAAGAAGTAA
- the LOC140965260 gene encoding uncharacterized protein, giving the protein MNAAPIFSSLQFIPNPYHSSKTSFIPKPAANFPTKNSPSTSKISAVTELSAFTSDPPHPELTWQIVIGSLAGVTPFVVAGIQFSKRIVAQKKCNVCKGSGLVLRDKYYFRCPGCGGFLPWQSWRRFFTG; this is encoded by the exons ATGAATGCGGCTCCGATCTTCTCATCCCTTCAGTTCATCCCCAACCCATACCATTCCTCAAAAACAAGCTTCATTCCAAAGCCTGCAGCAAACTTCCCAACCAAAAATTCCCCATCAACTTCGAAAATCAGCGCTGTTACCGAGCTTTCAGCGTTTACTTCAGACCCACCTCATCCGGAGCTCACTTGGCAAATTGTGATCGGCTCTTTGG CTGGTGTAACGCCTTTCGTGGTCGCTGGGATTCAGTTCAGCAAGAGGATT GTGGCACAGAAGAAGTGTAATGTGTGTAAAGGGTCGGGTCTGGTCTTAAGGGACAAGTACTACTTTCGATGCCCTGGTTGTG GTGGATTTTTGCCATGGCAGTCGTGGAGGCGATTCTTTACTGGTTAA
- the LOC140964552 gene encoding small ribosomal subunit protein eS8 — MGISRDSMHKRRATGGKKKAWRKKRKYELGRQPANTKISSDKTVRRVRVRGGNVKWRALRLDTGNYSWGSEAVTRKTRILDVAYNASNNELVRTKTLVKSAIIQVDAAPFKQWYLQHYGVDIGRKKKTAAKAEAEETEAATTEEGKKSNHVKRKIEKRQSDRKIDPHLEEQFGGGRLLAAISSRPGQCGRADGYILEGKELEFYMKKIQRKKGKGAGGA; from the exons ATGG GTATTTCTCGGGATTCTATGCACAAGAGGCGTGCCACTGGAGGAAAGAAGAAGGCTTGGCGAAAGAAGcgaaa GTATGAACTCGGAAGACAACCAGCAAACACAAAGATCTCGAGTGACAAGACTGTACGCCGGGTGAGGGTTCGAGGTGGTAATGTGAAGTGGCGTGCCTTAAGGCTGGATACTGGAAACTATTCATGGGGTAGCGAAGCTGTGACAAGAAAGACTCGTATTCTGGATGTTGCTTATAATGCATCAAACAATGAATTGGTCAGGACCAAAACTTTGGTGAAGAGTGCTATTATCCAAGTGGATGCTGCACCATTCAAACAGTGGTATCTCCAGCATTATGGAGTTGATATTGGTAGGAAGAAGAAGACTGCTGCCAAGGCTGAAGCAGAG GAGACTGAGGCAGCTACTACTGAAGAGGGAAAGAAGAGCAATCATGTtaagagaaaaattgaaaagcGTCAATCTGATCGTAAGATTGACCCACATCTTGAGGAACAATTCGGTGGTGGCCGTTTGTTGGCTGCAATCTCCTCACGTCCTGGCCAGTGTGGGAGAGCAGATGG ATATATTTTGGAGGGTAAGGAATTGGAATTTTACATGAAGAAAATCCAGAGGAAGAAAGGAAAGGGTGCTGGTGGTGCTTAA
- the LOC140964551 gene encoding putative MO25-like protein At5g47540, with protein MMSAEFHFFAVNKEENDQPLRRSVSSLNFKKLVPKLLRSGSMKNLFKPKKPRTPVEVVRQTRELLLYLDSGADAGRSRRDEKLEQLDALIRELKGILYGIEDSEPVAEACAQLTQEFFSDDTLRLLISCLPKLNFETRKDAAQIVANLQRQQVQSRLIASDYLEANLDLIDQLITGYEDFAIALHFGAILRECIRHQVVARYVLKSKNVKKFFDYMQLPTFDVASDVAATFKELMTRHKSTVAEFLAANYVWFFADFNSKLLVSSNYMTRRYAVKLLGDILLDRSNTGVMISYVSSKDNMRVLMNLLRESHKSIQLDAFRVFKLFVCNQNKPLDIINILCANKSKLLRFLDAFNIEKEDELFEADRAQVVKEIEEFQSTPVTCSGVLFKSIVV; from the exons ATGATGTCTGCggaatttcatttttttgctGTGAACAAGGAAGAGAATGATCAGCCTTTGAGGAGGTCTGTTTCGTCCTTGAATTTCAAGAAGCTTGTTCCCAAGCTTTTACGTAGCGGTTCCATGAAAAACCTCTTTAAACCCAAGAAACCTCGGACTCCCGTCGAGGTCGTACGTCAAACAAGGGAATTGCTCTTGTACCTCGATTCGGGCGCTGACGCCGGCAGGTCTAGACGAGATGAAAAG TTGGAGCAGTTGGATGCACTTATCAGGGAGCTGAAGGGGATTCTTTACGGCATCGAAGATTCAGAACCTGTAGCCGAAGCTTGTGCACAATTGACTCAAGAGTTCTTTAGTGATGACACCCTGCGACTCCTCATTTCGTGTCTCCCTAAATTGAACTTTGAG ACTCGCAAAGATGCCGCTCAAATTGTTGCAAATTTGCAAAGACAACAAGTTCAGTCACGATTGATTGCTTCTGATTACTTGGAAGCCAATCTTGATCTTATTGATCAGTTGATAACTGG GTATGAGGATTTTGCCATTGCTTTGCATTTTGGAGCAATATTAAGGGAGTGCATACGACATCAAGTTGTTGCTAG ATATGTGTTAAAATCGAAGAATGTGAAGAAGTTTTTTGATTACATGCAACTCCCGACTTTTGATGTTGCTTCGGATGTTGCAGCTACCTTCAAG GAGCTTATGACAAGGCACAAGTCTACAGTAGCAGAATTTCTGGCAGCAAATTATGTCTGG TTTTTTGCTGATTTCAATTCGAAGTTGTTGGTATCTTCAAATTACATGACAAGACGATACGCTGTCAAG CTTCTGGGAGATATTTTGCTGGATCGTTCAAATACTGGAGTGATGATAAGCTATGTCAGCTCCAAGGATAACATGAGAGTTCTAATGAATCTACTAAGg GAATCACACAAAAGCATACAGCTTGATGCATTCCGTGTGTTCAAG TTGTTTGTGTGCAACCAAAACAAACCTCTTGACATTATCAATATATTGTGCGCAAATAAAAGCAAGCTTTTGCGGTTCTTAGATGCCTTCAACATTGAAAAAG AGGATGAACTGTTCGAGGCAGACAGAGCTCAAGTGGTGAAAGAAATTGAGGAATTTCAGTCAACTCCTGTTACCTGTTCTGGAGTACTGTTCAAATCAATAGTGGTATAA